Proteins from one Gilliamella sp. ESL0443 genomic window:
- a CDS encoding arginase family protein — protein sequence MTSLVILNFDQSVGEIDNAKTIDFTQWQDVIRFGCSTKKFQNFKKVLQQSLPESYGTVLMGSGDYHHISLLLIEQLAKQYTEENPIEVVIFDNHPDNMRYLFGIHCGSWVSYVASLPFVSHVHVLGITSHDIGLWHFWENRWSPLFHKKLTYWSIDVNVSWAKKIGLSHAFRYFDSPDDLITQFLSEQYRNTKPIYLSIDKDALSEEVIHTNWDQGKLQTYHLLDTITSIKPRIIGSDITGELSIWQPKNWFKRLLSSLDKQPEISLEKLNDWQQEQHQLNLTLLKALKT from the coding sequence ATGACATCGCTAGTTATCCTTAACTTTGATCAAAGTGTAGGTGAAATTGATAATGCTAAAACGATTGATTTTACTCAGTGGCAAGATGTCATTCGCTTTGGTTGTAGTACAAAAAAATTCCAAAACTTTAAAAAGGTATTACAACAATCATTACCAGAAAGCTATGGTACGGTATTAATGGGTAGTGGTGATTACCACCATATTTCGTTATTACTTATTGAGCAGCTAGCTAAGCAATATACAGAAGAAAATCCCATTGAAGTAGTTATTTTCGACAACCATCCAGATAACATGCGTTATCTGTTTGGCATTCACTGTGGATCATGGGTTAGCTATGTGGCTAGTTTACCTTTTGTTAGCCATGTACATGTATTAGGAATTACATCACATGATATTGGCTTATGGCATTTTTGGGAAAATAGATGGTCACCATTGTTTCATAAAAAACTGACTTATTGGAGCATAGATGTTAATGTCTCCTGGGCTAAGAAAATTGGTTTAAGTCATGCTTTTCGCTATTTTGATTCGCCAGATGATCTTATTACTCAGTTTCTATCCGAACAATACCGTAATACTAAACCGATATATTTATCGATAGATAAAGATGCCTTAAGTGAAGAAGTTATTCATACCAATTGGGACCAAGGAAAACTACAAACCTATCATTTATTAGATACTATTACATCTATTAAGCCTCGGATTATCGGTAGTGATATCACGGGCGAATTATCAATATGGCAGCCTAAAAATTGGTTTAAGAGATTACTAAGTTCACTGGACAAACAGCCTGAGATATCATTAGAAAAGTTAAATGATTGGCAACAAGAACAACATCAACTTAATTTAACATTATTAAAAGCTTTAAAAACCTAG
- a CDS encoding aspartate aminotransferase family protein: MSKPTLEMINSRPDDATLLADEAKYCSFGDTVHYVEPPKIFDGCEGSYMYDKEGKAFLDLQMWYSACNFGYANERLNNVLKKQIDTLPQCASQYLHPTKIELAKTIAQGMEQRFGYQGRVHFNVGGSQCIEDSLKVVRNATGGKSLMFAFQGGYHGRTLGASSITSSYRYRRRYGHFGDRAMFVPFPYPFRRPKGMTAEEYGEHLVAEFARLFETEYHGVWDPKVGQAEYAAFYAEPLQATGGYIVPPRNYFKGLKKVLDQYGILLVVDEIQMGFYRTGKLWSIEHFDVKPDVVVFAKALTNGLNPLGGLWAREELINPEVFPVGSTHSTFASNPLGTAVGLEVLKMTSETDYEKMVMDSGAYFLEGLKTLEKKHKEIGEVDGLGLALRAEICTEDGFTANKALVDKMVDIGMSGDLDWKGNKMGLVLDIGGYYKNVITFAPSLHITRQEIDQGIELLDQLITRAKKEL; encoded by the coding sequence ATGAGTAAACCAACTTTAGAAATGATTAATAGTCGTCCCGACGATGCAACGTTATTAGCGGATGAAGCAAAATACTGTTCATTTGGTGATACCGTGCATTATGTTGAACCACCAAAGATTTTTGATGGTTGTGAAGGTAGTTACATGTATGATAAAGAAGGTAAAGCCTTCCTTGATTTACAAATGTGGTACTCTGCTTGTAACTTTGGTTATGCTAATGAGCGTTTAAATAACGTACTTAAAAAGCAAATCGATACTTTACCGCAATGTGCTAGCCAGTATTTACATCCAACTAAAATCGAATTAGCAAAAACAATTGCTCAAGGTATGGAACAGCGATTCGGTTACCAAGGACGAGTTCATTTTAATGTTGGTGGTTCACAATGTATTGAAGATTCATTAAAAGTCGTTCGTAATGCTACTGGTGGTAAATCCCTGATGTTTGCATTTCAAGGTGGTTACCATGGTCGTACTTTGGGTGCATCTTCAATTACTTCGAGCTACCGTTACCGTCGTCGTTATGGTCATTTTGGTGATCGTGCAATGTTTGTACCATTCCCATATCCGTTCCGTCGTCCAAAAGGAATGACAGCAGAAGAATATGGTGAACACTTAGTTGCTGAGTTTGCACGTTTATTTGAAACTGAGTATCACGGTGTATGGGATCCCAAAGTCGGACAAGCAGAATATGCTGCATTTTATGCCGAACCATTACAAGCAACGGGTGGTTATATTGTTCCTCCTCGTAATTACTTTAAAGGTCTGAAAAAAGTTTTAGATCAATATGGTATTTTATTAGTTGTTGATGAAATTCAAATGGGCTTTTATCGTACTGGTAAATTATGGTCAATTGAACATTTTGATGTTAAACCTGATGTGGTGGTATTTGCGAAAGCATTAACTAATGGTTTAAATCCATTAGGTGGTTTATGGGCTCGTGAAGAGTTAATCAATCCAGAAGTATTCCCAGTTGGCTCAACCCACTCTACGTTTGCTTCAAATCCTTTAGGTACCGCAGTTGGCCTAGAAGTATTAAAAATGACTTCTGAAACAGATTACGAAAAAATGGTAATGGATAGCGGTGCATATTTCCTTGAAGGATTAAAAACACTTGAGAAGAAACATAAAGAAATAGGCGAAGTTGATGGCCTAGGTCTTGCACTTCGTGCTGAAATTTGTACCGAAGATGGATTTACAGCTAACAAAGCATTAGTTGATAAAATGGTAGATATTGGTATGTCAGGTGATCTTGATTGGAAAGGTAACAAAATGGGCTTGGTGCTTGATATTGGTGGTTATTACAAAAATGTTATCACTTTTGCTCCTTCATTACATATTACTCGTCAAGAGATTGATCAAGGTATTGAACTACTCGATCAATTAATTACTCGAGCTAAAAAAGAACTTTAA
- a CDS encoding carboxylesterase codes for MSTIEDLSYFLPGNKNGVLLIHGLTGTPNEMRILANGLHKAGFTVYAIQLAGHCGTEADLCKTTWQDWYKSVQDGADYLAKHVDNLFVAGLSMGALLALKLAADRPNQVKGVGVLAPTFYYDGWSMPFWAKKFFFLLVYFKKLGIFQKVSFIEKPPYGLKDERIRAVVSESMLSGDAASAGLAGNPFPALAEMQLLAKHVRQELPKVTSPCLIMHSGNDDIANIETNAKLVEKHVSGPKRLVVLNDSYHLITIDSQRREVIKECASFFNNLAEGT; via the coding sequence ATGAGTACAATTGAAGATTTATCTTATTTTTTACCAGGAAATAAAAATGGCGTGCTATTAATTCATGGTTTAACTGGCACACCAAATGAAATGCGTATTTTAGCCAATGGTTTACATAAAGCAGGATTTACTGTTTATGCAATACAATTGGCAGGTCACTGTGGTACTGAAGCAGATCTATGTAAAACAACTTGGCAAGATTGGTATAAAAGCGTTCAAGATGGTGCTGATTATTTAGCTAAACATGTAGACAACCTTTTTGTCGCAGGTTTATCAATGGGCGCCCTTTTGGCGTTGAAACTTGCTGCAGATCGTCCAAATCAAGTTAAAGGTGTTGGTGTTCTAGCACCTACATTTTATTATGATGGTTGGAGTATGCCATTTTGGGCTAAAAAGTTTTTCTTTTTATTGGTCTATTTTAAAAAACTTGGTATTTTTCAAAAAGTCTCTTTTATTGAAAAACCGCCTTATGGTCTTAAAGATGAGCGTATCCGAGCGGTGGTATCAGAAAGCATGTTAAGTGGCGATGCTGCATCCGCTGGGCTTGCTGGAAATCCATTTCCTGCATTAGCAGAAATGCAATTATTGGCAAAACATGTTCGCCAAGAATTACCAAAAGTTACGTCACCTTGTTTAATTATGCATTCAGGTAATGACGATATTGCCAATATTGAAACTAATGCAAAATTAGTTGAGAAGCATGTTTCTGGTCCAAAACGATTAGTTGTATTAAATGATAGTTATCATTTAATTACTATTGATAGCCAACGTCGTGAAGTAATTAAAGAGTGCGCTTCATTTTTTAATAATCTGGCAGAAGGAACTTAA
- a CDS encoding EamA family transporter — translation MSSLVIFLWVSNICFDTLGQVAFKYAAISPTNRDGWYYWLDLAKNHWIWIGISSYIAEFLLWLAFLTLVPLSQGVLLASFNIITIMLVGRILFKELLTVYRVIGMSLITAGVIFVGLS, via the coding sequence ATGTCATCCTTAGTTATTTTTCTTTGGGTTAGTAATATTTGTTTTGATACCTTAGGACAAGTTGCTTTTAAATATGCTGCAATATCACCTACCAATAGAGATGGATGGTACTATTGGTTAGATCTCGCCAAAAATCATTGGATTTGGATAGGAATATCATCTTACATTGCCGAATTTTTACTGTGGTTAGCTTTTTTAACTTTAGTTCCACTTTCCCAAGGTGTATTGCTCGCCTCATTTAATATCATTACTATCATGTTAGTAGGTCGGATTCTATTTAAAGAATTACTGACGGTATATCGTGTTATTGGCATGTCTTTAATTACTGCTGGTGTGATCTTTGTGGGGTTATCTTAA
- a CDS encoding multidrug efflux SMR transporter, with amino-acid sequence MAKFYLIGFTVLLMFDTIAQCSFKLAAEHAQPLSMSVEWIVRVFSGHWIYVSIAGYIFTFFTWMTLLKKAPVGPAFAASHFEVVTVMIASVWLFNEPITLFKLIGTILIVSGILFLALAESKLAKKDTHHRSK; translated from the coding sequence ATGGCTAAGTTCTATTTAATTGGTTTTACCGTATTATTAATGTTTGATACGATTGCACAATGTAGCTTTAAATTGGCTGCCGAACATGCCCAGCCACTTTCGATGAGCGTTGAATGGATAGTTAGGGTATTTTCCGGTCATTGGATCTATGTATCAATAGCTGGCTACATTTTTACCTTCTTTACTTGGATGACTTTATTAAAAAAAGCGCCTGTAGGACCTGCTTTTGCTGCTTCACATTTTGAAGTTGTTACCGTAATGATTGCTTCAGTTTGGCTATTTAATGAACCTATCACTTTATTTAAGTTAATTGGAACTATATTGATTGTTTCAGGGATTTTGTTTTTAGCACTAGCAGAAAGTAAACTTGCGAAGAAAGATACTCATCATCGTTCTAAATAA
- a CDS encoding GNAT family N-acetyltransferase, with protein sequence MRYINQLEPNELINNFLSHPPREFTSWMSEDGIPAFSAKFDLLITADDDFKHKVHKLPFYKKWRHWLQPKTCFVGTTVSEYSLLTNKIDAHQLADNVKAAYTKKYPFVIVKDLPSDSPLLSKQDNQYSKQIIGSLKERGFIEVEGQALAWVPIDFESIDDFFAKLSYSRRKNLRRKLKSREKLEINILQTGDDCFFDEATLDLYYQLYLNVYEQSEVHFDLLTKPFFTQLLQSKSSNGRIFTYHHNGQLIGYNICFVVNNVLIDKYIGMVYPQARELNLYFVSWFVNLEYALQQKLSNYVAGWTDPEVKASLGASFTLTKHLVYIRNPLLRAVLRRLIGHFETDKEKVA encoded by the coding sequence ATGCGATATATCAATCAATTAGAACCTAATGAATTAATCAACAATTTTCTTTCTCATCCTCCGCGAGAGTTTACTAGCTGGATGAGTGAAGACGGTATACCTGCTTTTTCCGCTAAGTTTGATTTGCTCATAACTGCTGATGATGATTTTAAACATAAAGTTCATAAATTGCCTTTTTATAAAAAATGGCGGCATTGGTTACAACCAAAAACATGCTTTGTGGGTACAACCGTTTCAGAATATAGTTTATTGACTAATAAAATCGATGCGCATCAATTAGCTGACAATGTTAAGGCTGCTTATACAAAAAAATATCCATTTGTTATTGTTAAAGATTTGCCATCCGATTCACCTCTGCTTAGTAAGCAGGATAATCAATATTCTAAACAGATTATTGGTTCCTTAAAAGAACGGGGGTTTATTGAAGTTGAAGGACAAGCTTTAGCTTGGGTTCCAATTGATTTTGAGTCGATCGATGATTTTTTTGCAAAACTATCATACAGTCGTCGTAAAAATTTAAGAAGAAAACTAAAGTCCCGTGAAAAATTGGAGATTAACATCTTACAAACTGGTGATGATTGTTTTTTTGATGAGGCGACTCTTGATCTATATTATCAACTTTATCTGAATGTATATGAGCAGAGTGAAGTACATTTTGATTTATTAACTAAGCCATTTTTCACCCAATTACTGCAAAGCAAATCCTCAAATGGACGTATTTTTACTTATCATCATAATGGACAATTAATTGGTTATAACATCTGTTTTGTAGTGAACAATGTTTTAATCGATAAATACATAGGAATGGTTTATCCTCAAGCAAGAGAATTAAACCTCTATTTTGTTAGTTGGTTTGTTAATCTTGAATATGCATTACAACAAAAACTTAGTAATTATGTTGCAGGTTGGACTGATCCAGAAGTTAAAGCTTCTTTAGGTGCTAGTTTTACCTTAACTAAACACTTAGTTTATATACGAAATCCTTTATTAAGGGCTGTTTTGCGTAGATTAATTGGCCATTTCGAAACTGATAAGGAGAAAGTAGCATGA